One Solanum lycopersicum chromosome 2, SLM_r2.1 genomic region harbors:
- the LOC101245110 gene encoding coatomer subunit epsilon-1 isoform X1, translated as MASTGPDPLFGLRNNFYIGAYQAAINNSDVPNLSADDAVERDTLVYRSYIALASYQLVISEIDDSAATPLQAVKLLALYLSSPDNKQETVITSLHELLGDSAIGNNPILRLIAGIVFMHEQDYNEALKHTNAGGTMELHALNVQIFIKMHRSDYAEKQLRIMQQADEDHTLTQLANAWLNLAVGGSKIQEAYLIFQDFSEKNQMTSPILNGKAVCCMHMGNFVEAETLLLEALNKDTKDSETLANLVVCSLHLRKPSTRYLSQLKISNPDHMLVGRAASAEEIFDRAVQTVA; from the exons ATGGCGTCAACCGGACCAGACCCATTGTTCGGACTGAGAAACAACTTCTACATAGGGGCGTACCAAGCAGCCATTAACAACAGCGACGTACCAAATCTCTCCGCTGACGATGCTGTCGAAAGGGATACCCTTGTTTACAGATCTTACATTGCACTTGCCAGTTACCAG CTTGTGATCAGTGAGATCGATGACTCTGCTGCTACACCTCTTCAAGCTGTCAAATTGCTTGCTTTGTACCTTTCTAGCCCTGATAACAAG CAGGAAACAGTAATCACAAGCCTTCATGAATTATTAGGAGATTCAGCCATCGGGAACAATCCTATCTTACGGCTTATTGCTGGGATTGTATTCATGCATGAGCAGGATTACAATGAAGCTTTGAAGCATACAAATGCTGGAGGGACGATGGAATT GCATGCTTTGAATGTCCAGATATTCATTAAGATGCATAGGTCCGATTATGCAGAGAAACAGTTGAGAATCATGCAACAGGCTGATGAAGATCATACCCTAACTCAACTTGCAAATGCATGGCTAAATTTAGCAGTG GGTGGTTCAAAGATACAAGAAGCTTATCTTATCTTCCAAGATTTCTCAGAGAAGAACCAGATGACAAGCCCAATCCTGAATGGGAAGGCTGTTTGCTGCATGCACATGGGGAATTTTGTCGAAGCTGAGACACTGTTGCTTGAAGCCCTAAACAAG GACACAAAGGATTCAGAGACGCTGGCCAATTTGGTTGTCTGCAGTCTTCACCTTAGGAAACCATCCACACGCTATCTCAG CCAGTTGAAAATATCCAATCCAGATCACATGCTTGTCGGACGTGCAGCTTCTGCTGAAGAAATTTTTGACAGAGCAGTCCAAACTGTTGCTTGA
- the LOC101245110 gene encoding coatomer subunit epsilon-1 isoform X2, with product MASTGPDPLFGLRNNFYIGAYQAAINNSDVPNLSADDAVERDTLVYRSYIALASYQLVISEIDDSAATPLQAVKLLALYLSSPDNKETVITSLHELLGDSAIGNNPILRLIAGIVFMHEQDYNEALKHTNAGGTMELHALNVQIFIKMHRSDYAEKQLRIMQQADEDHTLTQLANAWLNLAVGGSKIQEAYLIFQDFSEKNQMTSPILNGKAVCCMHMGNFVEAETLLLEALNKDTKDSETLANLVVCSLHLRKPSTRYLSQLKISNPDHMLVGRAASAEEIFDRAVQTVA from the exons ATGGCGTCAACCGGACCAGACCCATTGTTCGGACTGAGAAACAACTTCTACATAGGGGCGTACCAAGCAGCCATTAACAACAGCGACGTACCAAATCTCTCCGCTGACGATGCTGTCGAAAGGGATACCCTTGTTTACAGATCTTACATTGCACTTGCCAGTTACCAG CTTGTGATCAGTGAGATCGATGACTCTGCTGCTACACCTCTTCAAGCTGTCAAATTGCTTGCTTTGTACCTTTCTAGCCCTGATAACAAG GAAACAGTAATCACAAGCCTTCATGAATTATTAGGAGATTCAGCCATCGGGAACAATCCTATCTTACGGCTTATTGCTGGGATTGTATTCATGCATGAGCAGGATTACAATGAAGCTTTGAAGCATACAAATGCTGGAGGGACGATGGAATT GCATGCTTTGAATGTCCAGATATTCATTAAGATGCATAGGTCCGATTATGCAGAGAAACAGTTGAGAATCATGCAACAGGCTGATGAAGATCATACCCTAACTCAACTTGCAAATGCATGGCTAAATTTAGCAGTG GGTGGTTCAAAGATACAAGAAGCTTATCTTATCTTCCAAGATTTCTCAGAGAAGAACCAGATGACAAGCCCAATCCTGAATGGGAAGGCTGTTTGCTGCATGCACATGGGGAATTTTGTCGAAGCTGAGACACTGTTGCTTGAAGCCCTAAACAAG GACACAAAGGATTCAGAGACGCTGGCCAATTTGGTTGTCTGCAGTCTTCACCTTAGGAAACCATCCACACGCTATCTCAG CCAGTTGAAAATATCCAATCCAGATCACATGCTTGTCGGACGTGCAGCTTCTGCTGAAGAAATTTTTGACAGAGCAGTCCAAACTGTTGCTTGA
- the LOC138342034 gene encoding uncharacterized protein, giving the protein MSNLSKLEFLALDISGKSYLSWVLDGEIHLDAMGLADTIQENNEASNQNRAKAIIFLRHHLDEGLKMEYLTVKDPLQQYREMRFKKYSELISHLLVAEQHNDLLIKNHESRPTGSMPFPEVNTANFHQSRREKGRGPSRDRGRGRGRDFNHGDRLALNNNLQHKQCKKKNEKHDVKDNAEANFISEDTVGPMHLDVADFFENPEGKIDHLIGDGSVIM; this is encoded by the exons ATGTCTAATCTCTCTAAACTTGAATTTCTTGCTCTAGATATATCGGGAAAAAGCTATCTATCATGGGTACTCGATGGAGAAATTCATCTTGATGCGATGGGTCTAGCAGACACCatccaagaaaataatgaagCATCGAATCAAAACCGTGCCAAGGCGATAATATTTCTCCGTCATCACCTTGATGAAGGTTTAAAAATGGAATATCTCACTGTTAAGGATCCTCTG CAGCAATACCGAGAAatgagatttaaaaaatattccgAATTAATTTCACATCTCCTTGTTGCTGAACAACATAATGACTTACTGATAAAAAACCATGAAAGTCGACCTACTGGTTCTATGCCATTTCCTGAAGTAAATACGGCAAATTTTCACCAATCTAGGCGTGAAAAAGGTCGTGGCCCCAGTCGTGACCGTGGTCGTGGTCGAGGAAGAGATTTCAATCATGGTGATCGTCTTGCACTAAACAATAACCTTCAACACAAGCAGTgtaaaaagaagaatgaaaaacatGAT GTGAAAGATAACGCTGAAGCCAACTTTATCTCGGAAGATACTGTTGGACCCATGCATCTGGATGTAGCGGATTTCTTTGAGAATCCCGAAGGAAAGATAGATCACCTGATAGGTGATGGATCTGTGATAATGTAA